From a region of the Coffea arabica cultivar ET-39 chromosome 3e, Coffea Arabica ET-39 HiFi, whole genome shotgun sequence genome:
- the LOC113736362 gene encoding uncharacterized protein produces the protein MADRNSSTNGNPNVAAAAAAGAAATGAVGKTIWMKQAEEAKLKSEAEKAAAAKAAFEATFKNSSNNTAAAAGSEDDDDDEDEEERERRRLALKPIGPVDPGKCTAAGAGIAGGTACVGSTFVVVTKDADGRKLPHGGAQVKVRVSPGVGVGGTEQEGIVKDMGDGTYTVTYVVPKRGNYMVNVECNGKAIMGSPFPVFFSSGPTTGGLLGVAPSSTYPNMVNQTMPNMPNYSGSVSGAFPGLLGMIPGIVQGASGGVVLPGIGASLGEVCREYLNGRCAKTDCKFSHPPHNLLMTALAATTSMGTVSQVPMAPSAAAMAAAQAIVAAQALQAHAAQAAQAQAQSAKDSSGSADKEGKNDTLKRTVQVSNLSPLLTVDQLKQLFGLYGTVVECNVTDSKYFAYIEYSKPEEATAALGLNNMDVAGRPLNVEMAKSLPPKSAILGSSSLPLMMQQAVAMQQMQFQQALLMQQTLTQQQAANRAASMKTATELAAARAAEISKSLNPNGIVAEDKEADRKSRSPSTTRARSRSKSRSPVSYRLRRKSRSITPPRRYSRGYRSRSPVRSRHYSSYEHERRSYRDSRDDSGRSRRRDSGKSHDRHSPVSRRRRSRSGSPRTRRSYRDDSDSPKRHRDSPSHRRRKSSCANSRSPDHHRGSRSSPRNDESRAKHRKRSRSRSAEVNHNSGDRMDESREEKSKHKERRRSRSSSTEGKTREEKSKHKERRRSRSLSTEDKIRKRSRLSPRVSGETKSKHKRRSRSRSPEKRHHVSSKVDKNSEEKSKHHERRRSRSRSTEGKRHKSSGMSPRRTDERKTKHRKRSRSRSTEHKYHSSDNGVQETKHENVKHLKERPTESDDSSMEPGPKDLNDSENDDGHMEINKRDERDYERTEATVTELNLTKET, from the exons ATGGCGGATCGGAACAGCAGCACGAACGGCAATCCCAATGTGGCTGCGGCTGCGGCGGCGGGGGCGGCTGCCACCGGCGCCGTGGGAAAGACGATATGGATGAAGCAAGCGGAGGAAGCTAAgctcaaaagcgaagcggagaAAGCTGCGGCTGCCAAAGCAGCTTTCGAGGCCACGTTTAAGAACTCCTCCAACAATACGGCTGCAGCTGCCGGGTCCGAAGACGATGACGACGATGAAGATGAGGAGGAAAGAGAGCGAAGAAGGCTGGCTTTAAAGCCAATTGGTCCAGTGGACCCCGGTAAGTGCACCGCTGCCGGTGCAGGGATCGCCGGTGGGACTGCGTGCGTGGGGTCGACTTTTGTGGTGGTTACAAAGGATGCGGATGGCCGGAAGTTGCCTCACGGTGGGGCTCAGgtcaaagttagggtttcaccTGGAGTTGGAGTGGGAGGAACCGAGCAGGAGGGGATTGTGAAGGATATGGGGGATGGGACGTATACAGTGACGTATGTTGTTCCAAAGAGAGGGAATTATATGGTGAATGTTGAGTGTAATGGGAAGGCTATCATGGGGAGCCCTTTCCCTGTGTTCTTCAGCTCAG GTCCTACAACTGGAGGGTTGCTGGGGGTTGCTCCCTCTTCCACATACCCAAATATGGTTAATCAAACCATGCCCAATATGCCAAATTATTCTGGTTCTGTTTCAGGTGCATTTCCTGGATTGCTTGGGATGATTCCTGGTATTGTTCAGGGAGCTTCCGGCGGGGTGGTTTTACCTGGGATTGGTGCATCTCTTGGAGAAGTTTGTCGAGAATACCTTAATGGTCGGTGTGCAAAAACTGATTGCAAGTTTAGTCATCCTCCTCACAATCTTCTGATGACTGCTTTAGCTGCCACAACTAGTATGGGCACTGTTAGTCAGGTTCCCATGGCACCTTCTGCCGCTGCAATGGCTGCTGCTCAGGCTATTGTTGCTGCTCAAGCCCTCCAAGCTCATGCTGCTCAGGCAGCACAAGCTCAGGCACAATCTGCTAAAGATTCTTCTG GATCAGCTGATAAAGAGGGGAAAAATGATACCCTTAAAAGAACCGTTCAAGTCAGCAACCTTAGCCCACTTCTCACAGTGGATCAGCTGAAGCAGTTATTTGGCTTGTATGGAACTGTTGTTGAATGTAATGTGACAGATTCAAAATATTTTGCTTATATAGAATATTCAAAGCCTGAAGAAGCAACTGCCGCATTAGGATTGAACAATATGGACGTTGCTGGTCGCCCATTGAATGTTGAAATGGCAAAATCACTTCCTCCAAAATCGGCCATTCTTGGTTCATCTTCTCTCCCTTTAATGATGCAACAAGCTGTTGCAATGCAGCAGATGCAATTTCAGCAGGCATTATTAATGCAGCAAACATTGACACAGCAGCAGGCTGCCAATCGAGCAGCAAGCATGAAGACTGCAACCGAGTTAGCAGCAGCTAGAGCTGCTGAAATAAGTAAAAGTTTGAATCCTAATGGGATTGTTGCAGAAGATAAGGAAGCTGATCGCAAATCTAG GTCTCCATCTACAACCCGCGCAAGGTCAAGGTCGAAGTCAAGATCTCCTGTCAGTTACCGGCTTAGGCGTAAGTCTCGCTCTATAACACCACCACGTCGGTACTCAAGAGGTTACAGATCTAGATCACCAGTAAGGTCTCGTCATTACTCAAGCTATGAGCATGAAAGGAGGTCCTACAGGGATAGCAGGGATGATAGTGGAAGAAGTAGGAGGAGGGATTCAGGTAAATCTCATGATCGCCATTCTCCTGTTTCAAGAAGACGTAGAAGTAGGAGTGGGAGCCCTAGAACTAGAAGATCATACCGAGACGATTCTGACTCCCCAAAACGTCATCGAGACAGTCCATCTCATAGGCGAAGGAAATCATCTTGTGCCAATTCAAGATCACCTGACCACCACAGGGGAAGTAGATCATCCCCTAGAAACGATGAAAGCAGAGCAAAACATAGAAAGCGATCCAGGTCCAGATCAGCTGAGGTTAACCATAACTCTGGTGATAGGATGGATGAAAGTAGAGAAGAAAAGTCCAAGCACAAGGAGCGGAGGCGGTCGAGGTCCTCCTCCACTGAGGGCAAGACTCGAGAAGAGAAGTCCAAGCACAAGGAGCGGAGACGGTCCAGGTCCTTGTCCACTGAGGACAAGATTCGGAAACGAAGTAGATTGTCACCAAGAGTTTCAGGTGAAACCAAATCAAAACACAAAAGGCGGTCCAGGTCTAGATCTCCTGAAAAAAGGCATCACGTTAGTAGTAAAGTAGACAAAAACAGTGAAGAGAAGTCCAAGCATCACGAAAGAAGGCGGTCCCGGTCAAGGTCTACTGAAGGTAAACGGCACAAAAGTAGTGGGATGTCGCCTAGAAGGACTGATGAACGGAAAACAAAACATAGGAAGCGCTCAAGGTCAAGGTCGACAGAACACAAGTATCACTCGAGTGATAATGGTGTGCAGGAAACTAAGCATGAGAATGTGAAACATCTGAAGGAAAGACCCACTGAATCAGATGATTCCTCCATGGAACCTGGTCCTAAGGACttaaatgattcagaaaatGATGATGGCCATATGGAAATCAATAAAAGGGATGAGCGTGACTATGAGAGAACCGAGGCTACTGTGACAGAACTAAACCTTACCAAAGAAACGTGA